Genomic window (Allostreptomyces psammosilenae):
GAACAGGGCGTGCAGGGCGTCGAGGAGTCCGCAGCGGTGCACGACCATGGCGGACTCGACGGCGCGGGCGCCGGGCTGCAGCGGGACGAGGGCGGCGTCGTCGGCGATGATCATCTTCATCGGGACGCCGGGCAGCACCCGGGCCTGCTCGCCGAGGGCGATGAACTCCTCGACCTCCTGCTGCTTCTGGGCGGCCTCGAAGCCCTCGCGGTCGTAGATGGCGCGGTAGGCGACCCGGCGGTCGCGGAGGAGTTCGAGTTCCACGGTGTTGGCGCCCCGGCCCCCGCCGACGTAGGGCGGCTTGTCGACGACCAGGACCTCGCGGCGGGCGGCCCGCTGGATCTGTTCGACGCGGCGGGCGGTGGCCTCCACCCCGTCGACGATCTCGACGAGTTCGTGCGGGTCGGCTTCGGTGCGGGCGGTGTGCCAGCGGCCGGTGAGGTCCTCCAGGCGGTCGCGGACGCCGGCGAGTTCGCGTTCGCGGGCGGCGACCAGGGTGCCGAGGGCGGTGTCCGGGGCGCAGGCCACGTAGCGGACCGGCCGGTTGGGCAGCCGGCTGACGAGCCCCTGGGACTCCAGTCGGAGCAGGATCGTCCGTATCTGTGTCCGGGGGACGGTCGGGCACAGTTCGGCGAGGTCGGTCAGGCCGACGGCGGGGCGGTCCACGAGGGTCTCGTAGACGGTGGAGTCGCTGTGCGACAGTCCGAGGATTTCCAGCACGTGCGCATTCTCCCTCCTGCGCGTTCGGCGCATCCTGCCCCCGTGGTTTCCGGCTCGTCACGCCCCACCGGCGGCGCCCGGCGGTCCCGGCGGGGCCGGGTCGGGCGCGGGGGTGGGGGTGGGAGGACGTCGGGAGGCCGGCGGCCCCACCGGCCGCCGGCCTCCCGTCCCGCCCTGTGCTCAGCCTCGTCTGGCGGAGGTCACCCGGTAGACGTCGTAGACGCCCTCGACGCCGCGGACGGCTTTGAGGACGTGCCCGAGGTGTTTGGGGTCGCCCATCTCGAAGGTGAACCGGGAGGTGGCCACCCGGTCGCGGCTGGTCTGCACGGCCGCCGAGAGGATGTTGACGTGCTGGTCGGACAGCACCCGGGTGACGTCGGACAGCAGCCGGGAGCGGTCCAGCGCCTCGACCTGGATGGCGACGAGGAAGACGGAGGACTGGGTGGGCGCCCACTCGACGTCCACCATGCGCTCGGGCTGCTGGGACAGCGAGTCGACGTTGACGCAGTCGGTGCGGTGCACCGAGACGCCGTTGCCGCGGGTGACGAAGCCGACGATGGGGTCGCCGGGCACCGGGGTGCAGCAGCGGGAGAGCTTGACCCAGACGTCCTCCACGCCGCGCACCATCACGCCGGGGTCGGCGGCGGCGCGGCGGCGCCGGGTGCCGGTGGAGGGACGGGTGAGCTCGGCGAGGTCCTCGCTGGCGCCCTCCTCGCCGCCGAGCGCCTGCACCAGGCGGTCCACCACGTGCTGCGCGGAGACGTGGCCCTCGCCGATCGCCGCGTAGAGGGCGGAGATGTCGGCGTAGCGCATCTCGTGGGCGAGGGTGACCAGGGAGTCGCCGGTGAGCACGCGCTGGATGGGCATGTTCACCTTGCGCATGGCGCGGGTGATGGCCTCCTTGCCGTGCTCGATGGCCTCCTCGCGGCGCTCCTTGGAGAACCAGGCGCGGATCTTGTTGCGGGCCCGGGGGGACTTCACGAAGCCCAGCCAGTCCTGGCTGGGGCCGGCGTTCTCGGCCTTGGAGGTGAAGACCTCGACGGTGTCGCCGTTGTCCAGGGTGGACTCCAGCGGCACCAGGCGGCCGTTGACCCGGGCGCCGACGCAGCGGTGGCCGATCTCGGTGTGCACGGCGTAGGCGAAGTCGACGGCGGTGGCCTCGGCGGGCAGCGCGACGACGTCGCCCTTGGGGGTGAAGACGAAGACCTCGGTGCGGGAGAGGTCGAAGCGCAGCGAGTCGAGGAACTCGCCCGGGTCGGTGGTCTCCTTCTGCCAGTCCAGGAGCTGGCGCAGCCAGGCCATCTCGCCGACGCCGTCGCCGGTGCGGCCGGTGGTCCTGGCCGGCCGGGCGTCCTCGCCGGCACCGCGGCCGCGTGCCCCGCCGGCGACCGCCTGCTGCTTGTACTTCCAGTGCGCGGCGATGCCGTACTCGGCGCGGCGGTGCATGTCGAAGGTGCGGATCTGGAGTTCGACGGGCTTGCCGCCGGGCCCGATGACCGTCGTGTGCAGCGACTGGTACATGTTGAACTTGGGCATCGCGATGTAGTCCTTGAACCGCCCGGGCACCGGGTTCCACCGGGCGTGGATGGTGCCCAGCGCGGCGTAGCAGTCGCGGACGGTGTCGACGAGGACGCGGATGCCCACCAGGTCGTAGATCTCGGCGAAGTCGCGGCCCCGCACGATCATCTTCTGGTAGACGGAGTAGTAGTGCTTGGGGCGCCCGGTGACGGTGGCGCGGATCCGGGCCGAGCGCAGGTCCTGCTGCACCTGGTCGGTGACGACGGCGAGGTACTCGTCCCGCTTGGGGGCGCGCTCGGCGACCAGGCGGACGATCTCGTCGTACATCTTGGGGTAGAGGATCGCGAAGGCGAGGTCCTCCAGCTCCCACTTGATGGTGTTCATGCCCAGCCGGTGGGCCAGCGGGGCGTAGATCTCCAGGGTCTCGCGGGCCTTGTGCTCCTGCTTCTCCCGCTTCAGGTAGCGCATGGTGCGCATGTTGTGCAGCCGGTCGGCGAGCTTGATGACCAGGACGCGGGGGTCCTTGGCCATGGCGACGACCATCTTGCGGACGGTCTCGGCCTGGGCGGCCTCGCCGAACTTGACCTTGTCGAGCTTGGTGACGCCGTCGACGAGCATGGCGACGGTGTCGCCGAAGTCGCGGCGCAGCGACTCCAGCCCGTAGTCGGTGTCCTCGACGGTGTCGTGGAGCAGGCCGGCCATCAGGGTGGGGGCGTCCATGCCGAGCTCGGCGAGGATGGTGGCGACGGCGAGCGGGTGGGTGATGTACGGGTCGCCGCTCTTGCGCTTCTGGCCGCGGTGCCAGCGTTCGGCGACCTGGTAGGCGCGTTCGATGTCGCGCAGGTCGGCCTTGGGGTCACCGGCGCGGACGATGCGGAACAGCGGCTCCAGGACGGGGTTGAAGGTGCCCGAGCGCTGGGTGCCGAGGCGGGCGAGGCGGGCGCGCACCCGGCTGGAGGAGCCGCTGGCCCGGGTTATCCCGCCCATGCCGCCCCGGCGGGTGGGGCGGGCGCCCGCGGCCGGCGGGGTGGCGCCGGCGGAGGGGGCGGCGCCGGCGGGGCGGGCCGCGCCCGCACCGGCGGGCGGGGCTGCGGGGGGCGCCGCGGTGGCCCGGGGGGCCGCGGGGGCGCCGGGACCGGCCGTGCCCGGGGTGGGGCGGGGGGCGGACTCCGCCGAAGGGGTGGGCGCGGCGGCGGGCTGCGCGTGGTCGGCGCCCTCGCGGCGGGGGGCCTCGGCGACGTCCGTCCGCGCTCCAGGGGCGGTCCGCATCGCCTGGCGATCGTGTGCGTCCGGCACTGGCATTCCTCCTGTCGCCGACCACGGCCCGGTGGCTCGCCCCGGCAGCGGCGAGGTGGGCCTCTCCTCCCGCCCGTGAGCCGGCTGGTCGCCGGCCCGAGGGAGGGCGGGGAGGAGTCAGTCCTGTTCCCCCATCGTAGGGGGTGCGGCGCGCATCACAGCCGCCTCGGCTTGTGCGAACAACCACGGGGCCGTGGATAGTCCCGACGAGCCCACTGGCCGGGCCGGGAGGGTTCCCCGGCCCGGCCAGTGCGGGTCGACGTCGGTGCGGGCGGCGCGGGCGCGCCGCCCGGCCGCCGTCAGGAGGTCAGCAGCGCCTCCACCGGGAGGTCCGGGAAGTCGGCGGCGAGCCGCTCCCGGCCGCCCAGGAAGCCGAGCTCCAGCAGGACGGCGAAGGCGACCGGCTCGGCGCCGCAGCGGCGCACCAGCCGGATCGCCGCGCCGGCGGTGCCGCCGGTGGCCAGGACGTCGTCGAGGACG
Coding sequences:
- a CDS encoding RelA/SpoT family protein, which codes for MRTAPGARTDVAEAPRREGADHAQPAAAPTPSAESAPRPTPGTAGPGAPAAPRATAAPPAAPPAGAGAARPAGAAPSAGATPPAAGARPTRRGGMGGITRASGSSSRVRARLARLGTQRSGTFNPVLEPLFRIVRAGDPKADLRDIERAYQVAERWHRGQKRKSGDPYITHPLAVATILAELGMDAPTLMAGLLHDTVEDTDYGLESLRRDFGDTVAMLVDGVTKLDKVKFGEAAQAETVRKMVVAMAKDPRVLVIKLADRLHNMRTMRYLKREKQEHKARETLEIYAPLAHRLGMNTIKWELEDLAFAILYPKMYDEIVRLVAERAPKRDEYLAVVTDQVQQDLRSARIRATVTGRPKHYYSVYQKMIVRGRDFAEIYDLVGIRVLVDTVRDCYAALGTIHARWNPVPGRFKDYIAMPKFNMYQSLHTTVIGPGGKPVELQIRTFDMHRRAEYGIAAHWKYKQQAVAGGARGRGAGEDARPARTTGRTGDGVGEMAWLRQLLDWQKETTDPGEFLDSLRFDLSRTEVFVFTPKGDVVALPAEATAVDFAYAVHTEIGHRCVGARVNGRLVPLESTLDNGDTVEVFTSKAENAGPSQDWLGFVKSPRARNKIRAWFSKERREEAIEHGKEAITRAMRKVNMPIQRVLTGDSLVTLAHEMRYADISALYAAIGEGHVSAQHVVDRLVQALGGEEGASEDLAELTRPSTGTRRRRAAADPGVMVRGVEDVWVKLSRCCTPVPGDPIVGFVTRGNGVSVHRTDCVNVDSLSQQPERMVDVEWAPTQSSVFLVAIQVEALDRSRLLSDVTRVLSDQHVNILSAAVQTSRDRVATSRFTFEMGDPKHLGHVLKAVRGVEGVYDVYRVTSARRG
- a CDS encoding helix-turn-helix transcriptional regulator, whose amino-acid sequence is MLEILGLSHSDSTVYETLVDRPAVGLTDLAELCPTVPRTQIRTILLRLESQGLVSRLPNRPVRYVACAPDTALGTLVAARERELAGVRDRLEDLTGRWHTARTEADPHELVEIVDGVEATARRVEQIQRAARREVLVVDKPPYVGGGRGANTVELELLRDRRVAYRAIYDREGFEAAQKQQEVEEFIALGEQARVLPGVPMKMIIADDAALVPLQPGARAVESAMVVHRCGLLDALHALFESLWTRAIPIVSGLPAQALAADAAPEEAQLLRLLAAGLTDEAIARQLDLGVRTVQRRIAHLMVRLGAANRLQLGMQLVRNGWA